A DNA window from Vigna unguiculata cultivar IT97K-499-35 chromosome 10, ASM411807v1, whole genome shotgun sequence contains the following coding sequences:
- the LOC114167155 gene encoding uncharacterized protein LOC114167155 isoform X4 produces the protein MGEHEGWAQPPSGLLPNGLLPNEAASVIQVLDSERWLKAEQRTAELIACIQPNPPSEERRNAVADYVQRLIMKCFPCQVFTFGSVPLKTYLPDGDIDLTAFSKNQNLKETWAHQVRDMLENEEKNENAEFHVKEVQYIQAEVKIIKCLVENIVVDISFNQLGGLCTLCFLEEVDNLINQNHLFKRSIILIKAWCYYESRILGAHHGLISTYALETLVLYIFHVYNNSFAGPLEVLYRFLEFFSKFDWDNFCVSLWGPVPIGSLPDVTAEPPRKDGGDLLLSKLFLDACSSVYAVFPGGQENQGQPFVSKHFNVIDPLRVNNNLGRSVSKGNFFRIRSAFAFGAKRLARLLDCPEEELFSEVNQFFLNTWDRHGSGERPDVPTVDLQRLSLSSHDQLQRSDNLRNNNHKIDNASNHESTEGEHVSQSVLSQYSNLLSGKTSGSVVSAVSHTQNEKSYGSQNNSRTFDQVRRETNSNQGTHFDKGQRNVKADNLVGDVQGRFLFARTRSSPELTDSYGDVPIQGRHTKATESNKGQSSFVKLENSRRKNVEPDAAVRMDESSVRHISSHRVLENAADSNSNHDESSSGVMGEEFAPISGAGGMQMMQQEEQDFLNMMASPTAQGFSGQNHVPMNIAPGHLPFHFPPSILASMGYTQRNTGNIPFIEAPWGANMQFPQGFIPPLTPYFPGIGMASNPQDLLETNHENFNSVEANVTEADDYWHEQERSSASEVEVDNGNLEMPQEDRQQSTSGSYNSALPSRVGSSNSNSSAGVQQKFTKENRGSTREEHIDNFHFQDGRRNEVYFDDRTAISELSGAPPSSSFRSRTPSESSWDGSSVKSSKSTRERRGRKNAPSVPSQNPVYGKGKNVSENSSNRVDDESREWTPLSTVASDMPERGTWPTSGTSIQVPRNQISSFETAQTSGPDSPIPIAPVVIGPGSRQRAVDNSGVLPFTFYPTGPPVPFVTMLPLYNFPTESSDTSTSNFNVEEGADNSDSSQNFDSSEGYEHPEVSSPSNSMARVAMESSEHKPDILNSDFVSHWQNLQYGRFCQNTRHPPSMIYPSPVMVPPVYLQGRYPWDGPGRPISDDMPRYRSGTGTYLPNPVSPRDRHSTTTRRGNYNYDRSDHHGDREGNWNTNSKLRGTGRGHNRNQMEKSNSKPERLSTNESRAERPWSSHRHDTFIPHQNGPVRSNSSQSNSSNATYGMYPIPAMNPSGVSSNGPMQSVVMFYPFDHNAGFVPAEQLEFGTLGPMGFSGVNELSQVNEGSQSSGAHEEQRFRGGHTQRSSPDQPSSPHVSRGP, from the exons ATGGGAGAACATGAAGGGTGGGCACAGCCACCAAGTGGGCTATTGCCAAATGGTTTGTTGCCCAATGAAGCTGCCTCCGTGATACAGGTGCTTGACTCGGAGCGGTGGTTGAAAGCCGAGCAAAGGACTGCAGAGCTTATTGCCTGCATTCAGCCTAATCCACCCTCTGAGGAGCGCCGAAATGCGGTTGCTGACTATGTCCAACGGCTGATCATGAAGTGCTTCCCTTGCCAG GTGTTCACTTTTGGGTCGGTTCCCCTCAAAACTTATTTGCCTGATGGAGATATTGACTTAACAGCATTCAGTAAGAATCAAAATCTGAAGGAGACATGGGCACATCAAGTTCGTGACATGCTGGAGAATGAGGAGAAGAATGAGAATGCAGAGTTTCATGTCAAGGAAGTTCAGTACATCCAGGCCGAA gtaaaaattataaagtgtCTTGTTGAGAATATTGTAGTAGACATTTCATTTAACCAGCTTGGAGGTTTGTGTACCCTGTGTTTTCTTGAGGAG GTTGATAATCTGATTAATCAAAATCATTTATTCAAGCGTAGTATTATCCTGATAAAGGCTTGGTGTTACTACGAGAGTCGAATACTTGGTGCCCACCATGGACTTATCTCAACTTATGCTTTAGAGACCTTGGTTCTTTACATTTTTCATGTTTACAACAATTCTTTTGCTGGACCACTTGAG GTGTTGTATCGATTTTTGGAATTCTTTAGTAAGTTTGACTGGGATAATTTCTGTGTAAGTCTATGGGGCCCAGTACCTATTGGTTCACTCCCAGATGTGACAG CTGAACCTCCTCGAAAAGATGGTGGAGATTTACTACTCAGCAAGTTATTTCTCGATGCCTGTAGCTCAGTTTATGCTGTTTTCCCTGGTGGCCAAGAAAATCAGGGGCAACCATTTGTCTCCAAGCATTTCAATGTTATTGATCCTTTGCGTGTCAACAATAACCTTGGTCGTAGTGTCAGCAAAG GTAATTTCTTTAGGATACGCAGTGCCTTTGCATTTGGGGCAAAAAGGCTAGCTAGATTACTTGATTGCCCCGAGGAGGAATTATTTTCTGAGGTGAATCAGTTCTTTTTGAACACTTGGGACAGACATGGAAGTGGGGAAAGGCCTGATGTTCCAACCGTTGACTTACAGCGTTTGAGTTTATCCAGTCATGACCAATTACAGAGGTCTGACAATCTCCGGAACAATAACCATAAAATTGATAATGCCTCTAATCATGAATCTACTGAAGGCGAACATGTTTCACAAAGTGTTCTATCTCAGTATAGTAATTTATTATCTGGAAAGACATCTGGAAGTGTTGTTTCTGCAGTGTCACATACTCAGAATGAAAAGAGTTATGGAAGCCAAAATAATTCAAGGACCTTTGATCAGGTTAGGCGGGAAACTAATTCTAATCAAGGTACTCATTTTGATAAAGGTCAGAGAAATGTTAAAGCTGATAACCTAGTGGGTGATGTTCAGGGAAGGTTCCTGTTTGCCAGGACACGTTCTAGCCCTGAGCTAACAGACTCATATGGTGATGTTCCTATCCAAGGAAGACATACAAAAGCAACAGAAAGTAATAAAGGCCAGAGTTCCTTTGTGAAGTTGGAAAATAGTCGAAGGAAGAATGTTGAACCTGATGCAGCTGTTAGAATGGATGAGTCATCTGTAAGGCACATCTCATCTCATCGAGTTCTTGAAAATGCCGCTGATTCAAACAGTAATCATGATGAGTCAAGCTCAGGTGTAATGGGAGAAGAGTTTGCACCTATTTCTGGTGCAGGTGGAATGCAGATGATGCAACAAGAGGAGCAGGACTTTTTGAATATGATGGCATCTCCCACAGCTCAGGGTTTCAGCGGTCAGAATCATGTGCCTATGAATATTGCACCTGGTCACCTACCATTTCACTTTCCACCTTCCATTCTTGCGTCGATGGGATATACTCAGAGAAACACGGGTAACATTCCCTTTATCGAGGCTCCTTGGGGTGCAAATATGCAATTTCCTCAAGGTTTCATCCCCCCTTTGACTCCTTATTTTCCCGGCATAGGAATGGCCTCAAATCCTCAAGATTTACTTGAAACTAACCATGAAAATTTCAATTCAGTTGAGGCGAATGTAACAGAAGCTGATGATTATTGGCATGAACAGGAAAGGAGTTCTGCAAGTGAGGTTGAAGTTGATAATGGAAATCTTGAAATGCCCCAAGAAGATAGGCAACAGTCTACTTCAGGTAGTTACAACTCTGCCCTGCCATCTCGGGTAGGCAGCTCCAACAGTAACAGTTCTGCTGGAGTTCAGCAGAAGTTTACTAAAGAAAACCGAGGGTCAACCAGAGAAGAGCATATTGACAATTTTCATTTCCAAGATGGCCGAAGAAATGAGGTTTATTTTGATGATAGAACAGCAATTTCGGAGTTATCCGGTGCACCTCCTTCGAGCTCCTTCAGGAGTAGGACCCCTTCTGAAAGCTCCTGGGATGGATCATCAGTCAAATCCTCAAAATCAACGAGGGAGAGAAGGGGGAGGAAAAACGCTCCCTCAGTGCCATCTCAAAATCCTGTTTATGGGAAGGGTAAGAATGTTTCGGAAAATTCATCTAACCGAGTGGATGATGAAAGCAGAGAGTGGACTCCTTTGTCAACGGTGGCATCTGACATGCCAGAAAGAGGCACTTGGCCCACATCTGGTACTTCCATACAAGTTCCAAGGAATCAAATATCTAGTTTTGAAACTGCTCAGACTAGTGGACCAGATTCTCCAATACCTATAGCTCCAGTGGTTATAGGTCCTGGTTCTCGCCAAAGAGCAGTTGATAATTCTGGGGTTCTTCCGTTTACATTCTATCCTACTGGGCCACCTGTTCCCTTTGTCACCATGCTTCCTTTATATAATTTTCCAACCGAGTCTTCTGACACTTCAACAAGCAACTTCAATGTGGAAGAAGGGGCAGATAACAGTGATTCAAGTCAGAATTTTGATTCATCTGAAGGATATGAACACCCTGAGGTGTCAAGCCCTTCCAATTCTATGGCAAGGGTGGCTATGGAGTCATCAGAGCACAAACCTGACATTCTTAATAGTGACTTTGTTAGTCACTGGCAAAATTTGCAATATGGCCGATTTTGTCAAAACACGCGTCATCCGCCTTCAATGATCTATCCTTCACCTGTTATGGTGCCTCCTGTTTATTTGCAGGGTCGATATCCTTGGGATGGTCCTGGAAGACCTATTTCTG ATGATATGCCACGTTATAGAAGTGGTACTGGAACCTACCTACCAAATCCG GTGTCTCCTCGGGATCGACATTCAACAACTACCAGAAGGGGAAATTACAATTATGATAGAAGTGACCATCATGGTGATAGAGAAGGGAATTGGAATACTAACTCAAAATTGCGAGGAACTGGACGTGGCCATAATCGCAACCAAATGGAAAAGTCCAACTCAAAGCCAGAGCGGTTGTCTACAAATGAGAGCCGCGCGGAGAGACCATGGAGTTCACATAGGCATGACACCTTCATTCCTCACCAGAATGGTCCAGTCCGCTCAAATTCCTCACAGAGTAATTCTTCCAATGCAACTTATGGAATGTATCCTATACCGGCCATGAACCCAAGTGGTGTCTCATCAAATGGTCCAATGCAATCTGTTGTAATGTTTTATCCTTTTGATCATAATGCTGGCTTCGTACCAGCAGAGCAGCTTGAGTTTGGGACTTTGGGACCAATGGGGTTCTCAGGTGTCAATGAACTGTCACAGGTAAATGAGGGAAGTCAATCTAGTGGTGCACATGAAGAAcaaaggtttcgtggtggtcaCACCCAACGATCTTCACCAGATCAACCCTCCTCACCTCATGTCTCGAG GGGCCCCTGA
- the LOC114167155 gene encoding uncharacterized protein LOC114167155 isoform X3 yields the protein MGEHEGWAQPPSGLLPNGLLPNEAASVIQVLDSERWLKAEQRTAELIACIQPNPPSEERRNAVADYVQRLIMKCFPCQVFTFGSVPLKTYLPDGDIDLTAFSKNQNLKETWAHQVRDMLENEEKNENAEFHVKEVQYIQAEVKIIKCLVENIVVDISFNQLGGLCTLCFLEEVDNLINQNHLFKRSIILIKAWCYYESRILGAHHGLISTYALETLVLYIFHVYNNSFAGPLEVLYRFLEFFSKFDWDNFCVSLWGPVPIGSLPDVTAEPPRKDGGDLLLSKLFLDACSSVYAVFPGGQENQGQPFVSKHFNVIDPLRVNNNLGRSVSKGNFFRIRSAFAFGAKRLARLLDCPEEELFSEVNQFFLNTWDRHGSGERPDVPTVDLQRLSLSSHDQLQRSDNLRNNNHKIDNASNHESTEGEHVSQSVLSQYSNLLSGKTSGSVVSAVSHTQNEKSYGSQNNSRTFDQVRRETNSNQGTHFDKGQRNVKADNLVGDVQGRFLFARTRSSPELTDSYGDVPIQGRHTKATESNKGQSSFVKLENSRRKNVEPDAAVRMDESSVRHISSHRVLENAADSNSNHDESSSGVMGEEFAPISGAGGMQMMQQEEQDFLNMMASPTAQGFSGQNHVPMNIAPGHLPFHFPPSILASMGYTQRNTGNIPFIEAPWGANMQFPQGFIPPLTPYFPGIGMASNPQDLLETNHENFNSVEANVTEADDYWHEQERSSASEVEVDNGNLEMPQEDRQQSTSGSYNSALPSRVGSSNSNSSAGVQQKFTKENRGSTREEHIDNFHFQDGRRNEVYFDDRTAISELSGAPPSSSFRSRTPSESSWDGSSVKSSKSTRERRGRKNAPSVPSQNPVYGKGKNVSENSSNRVDDESREWTPLSTVASDMPERGTWPTSGTSIQVPRNQISSFETAQTSGPDSPIPIAPVVIGPGSRQRAVDNSGVLPFTFYPTGPPVPFVTMLPLYNFPTESSDTSTSNFNVEEGADNSDSSQNFDSSEGYEHPEVSSPSNSMARVAMESSEHKPDILNSDFVSHWQNLQYGRFCQNTRHPPSMIYPSPVMVPPVYLQGRYPWDGPGRPISDDMPRYRSGTGTYLPNPKVSPRDRHSTTTRRGNYNYDRSDHHGDREGNWNTNSKLRGTGRGHNRNQMEKSNSKPERLSTNESRAERPWSSHRHDTFIPHQNGPVRSNSSQSNSSNATYGMYPIPAMNPSGVSSNGPMQSVVMFYPFDHNAGFVPAEQLEFGTLGPMGFSGVNELSQVNEGSQSSGAHEEQRFRGGHTQRSSPDQPSSPHVSRGP from the exons ATGGGAGAACATGAAGGGTGGGCACAGCCACCAAGTGGGCTATTGCCAAATGGTTTGTTGCCCAATGAAGCTGCCTCCGTGATACAGGTGCTTGACTCGGAGCGGTGGTTGAAAGCCGAGCAAAGGACTGCAGAGCTTATTGCCTGCATTCAGCCTAATCCACCCTCTGAGGAGCGCCGAAATGCGGTTGCTGACTATGTCCAACGGCTGATCATGAAGTGCTTCCCTTGCCAG GTGTTCACTTTTGGGTCGGTTCCCCTCAAAACTTATTTGCCTGATGGAGATATTGACTTAACAGCATTCAGTAAGAATCAAAATCTGAAGGAGACATGGGCACATCAAGTTCGTGACATGCTGGAGAATGAGGAGAAGAATGAGAATGCAGAGTTTCATGTCAAGGAAGTTCAGTACATCCAGGCCGAA gtaaaaattataaagtgtCTTGTTGAGAATATTGTAGTAGACATTTCATTTAACCAGCTTGGAGGTTTGTGTACCCTGTGTTTTCTTGAGGAG GTTGATAATCTGATTAATCAAAATCATTTATTCAAGCGTAGTATTATCCTGATAAAGGCTTGGTGTTACTACGAGAGTCGAATACTTGGTGCCCACCATGGACTTATCTCAACTTATGCTTTAGAGACCTTGGTTCTTTACATTTTTCATGTTTACAACAATTCTTTTGCTGGACCACTTGAG GTGTTGTATCGATTTTTGGAATTCTTTAGTAAGTTTGACTGGGATAATTTCTGTGTAAGTCTATGGGGCCCAGTACCTATTGGTTCACTCCCAGATGTGACAG CTGAACCTCCTCGAAAAGATGGTGGAGATTTACTACTCAGCAAGTTATTTCTCGATGCCTGTAGCTCAGTTTATGCTGTTTTCCCTGGTGGCCAAGAAAATCAGGGGCAACCATTTGTCTCCAAGCATTTCAATGTTATTGATCCTTTGCGTGTCAACAATAACCTTGGTCGTAGTGTCAGCAAAG GTAATTTCTTTAGGATACGCAGTGCCTTTGCATTTGGGGCAAAAAGGCTAGCTAGATTACTTGATTGCCCCGAGGAGGAATTATTTTCTGAGGTGAATCAGTTCTTTTTGAACACTTGGGACAGACATGGAAGTGGGGAAAGGCCTGATGTTCCAACCGTTGACTTACAGCGTTTGAGTTTATCCAGTCATGACCAATTACAGAGGTCTGACAATCTCCGGAACAATAACCATAAAATTGATAATGCCTCTAATCATGAATCTACTGAAGGCGAACATGTTTCACAAAGTGTTCTATCTCAGTATAGTAATTTATTATCTGGAAAGACATCTGGAAGTGTTGTTTCTGCAGTGTCACATACTCAGAATGAAAAGAGTTATGGAAGCCAAAATAATTCAAGGACCTTTGATCAGGTTAGGCGGGAAACTAATTCTAATCAAGGTACTCATTTTGATAAAGGTCAGAGAAATGTTAAAGCTGATAACCTAGTGGGTGATGTTCAGGGAAGGTTCCTGTTTGCCAGGACACGTTCTAGCCCTGAGCTAACAGACTCATATGGTGATGTTCCTATCCAAGGAAGACATACAAAAGCAACAGAAAGTAATAAAGGCCAGAGTTCCTTTGTGAAGTTGGAAAATAGTCGAAGGAAGAATGTTGAACCTGATGCAGCTGTTAGAATGGATGAGTCATCTGTAAGGCACATCTCATCTCATCGAGTTCTTGAAAATGCCGCTGATTCAAACAGTAATCATGATGAGTCAAGCTCAGGTGTAATGGGAGAAGAGTTTGCACCTATTTCTGGTGCAGGTGGAATGCAGATGATGCAACAAGAGGAGCAGGACTTTTTGAATATGATGGCATCTCCCACAGCTCAGGGTTTCAGCGGTCAGAATCATGTGCCTATGAATATTGCACCTGGTCACCTACCATTTCACTTTCCACCTTCCATTCTTGCGTCGATGGGATATACTCAGAGAAACACGGGTAACATTCCCTTTATCGAGGCTCCTTGGGGTGCAAATATGCAATTTCCTCAAGGTTTCATCCCCCCTTTGACTCCTTATTTTCCCGGCATAGGAATGGCCTCAAATCCTCAAGATTTACTTGAAACTAACCATGAAAATTTCAATTCAGTTGAGGCGAATGTAACAGAAGCTGATGATTATTGGCATGAACAGGAAAGGAGTTCTGCAAGTGAGGTTGAAGTTGATAATGGAAATCTTGAAATGCCCCAAGAAGATAGGCAACAGTCTACTTCAGGTAGTTACAACTCTGCCCTGCCATCTCGGGTAGGCAGCTCCAACAGTAACAGTTCTGCTGGAGTTCAGCAGAAGTTTACTAAAGAAAACCGAGGGTCAACCAGAGAAGAGCATATTGACAATTTTCATTTCCAAGATGGCCGAAGAAATGAGGTTTATTTTGATGATAGAACAGCAATTTCGGAGTTATCCGGTGCACCTCCTTCGAGCTCCTTCAGGAGTAGGACCCCTTCTGAAAGCTCCTGGGATGGATCATCAGTCAAATCCTCAAAATCAACGAGGGAGAGAAGGGGGAGGAAAAACGCTCCCTCAGTGCCATCTCAAAATCCTGTTTATGGGAAGGGTAAGAATGTTTCGGAAAATTCATCTAACCGAGTGGATGATGAAAGCAGAGAGTGGACTCCTTTGTCAACGGTGGCATCTGACATGCCAGAAAGAGGCACTTGGCCCACATCTGGTACTTCCATACAAGTTCCAAGGAATCAAATATCTAGTTTTGAAACTGCTCAGACTAGTGGACCAGATTCTCCAATACCTATAGCTCCAGTGGTTATAGGTCCTGGTTCTCGCCAAAGAGCAGTTGATAATTCTGGGGTTCTTCCGTTTACATTCTATCCTACTGGGCCACCTGTTCCCTTTGTCACCATGCTTCCTTTATATAATTTTCCAACCGAGTCTTCTGACACTTCAACAAGCAACTTCAATGTGGAAGAAGGGGCAGATAACAGTGATTCAAGTCAGAATTTTGATTCATCTGAAGGATATGAACACCCTGAGGTGTCAAGCCCTTCCAATTCTATGGCAAGGGTGGCTATGGAGTCATCAGAGCACAAACCTGACATTCTTAATAGTGACTTTGTTAGTCACTGGCAAAATTTGCAATATGGCCGATTTTGTCAAAACACGCGTCATCCGCCTTCAATGATCTATCCTTCACCTGTTATGGTGCCTCCTGTTTATTTGCAGGGTCGATATCCTTGGGATGGTCCTGGAAGACCTATTTCTG ATGATATGCCACGTTATAGAAGTGGTACTGGAACCTACCTACCAAATCCG AAGGTGTCTCCTCGGGATCGACATTCAACAACTACCAGAAGGGGAAATTACAATTATGATAGAAGTGACCATCATGGTGATAGAGAAGGGAATTGGAATACTAACTCAAAATTGCGAGGAACTGGACGTGGCCATAATCGCAACCAAATGGAAAAGTCCAACTCAAAGCCAGAGCGGTTGTCTACAAATGAGAGCCGCGCGGAGAGACCATGGAGTTCACATAGGCATGACACCTTCATTCCTCACCAGAATGGTCCAGTCCGCTCAAATTCCTCACAGAGTAATTCTTCCAATGCAACTTATGGAATGTATCCTATACCGGCCATGAACCCAAGTGGTGTCTCATCAAATGGTCCAATGCAATCTGTTGTAATGTTTTATCCTTTTGATCATAATGCTGGCTTCGTACCAGCAGAGCAGCTTGAGTTTGGGACTTTGGGACCAATGGGGTTCTCAGGTGTCAATGAACTGTCACAGGTAAATGAGGGAAGTCAATCTAGTGGTGCACATGAAGAAcaaaggtttcgtggtggtcaCACCCAACGATCTTCACCAGATCAACCCTCCTCACCTCATGTCTCGAG GGGCCCCTGA